One stretch of Rhinatrema bivittatum chromosome 8, aRhiBiv1.1, whole genome shotgun sequence DNA includes these proteins:
- the SBDS gene encoding ribosome maturation protein SBDS: MSIFTPTNQIRLTNVAVVRMKKGGKRFEIACYKNKVMSWRSGAEKDLDEVLQTHSVFINVSKGQVAKKEDLTKAFGTDDLTEICKQILAKGELQVSEKERHTQLEQMFRDIATIVADKCVNPETKRPYTVNLIERAMKDIHYSVKATKSTKQQALDVIRQLKETMQIERAHMRLRFILPAKDGKKLKEKLKPLIKVIESEDFDEELEIVCLIDPGCFRELDDLVRCETKGKGTLEVLSLKDVEEGDEKFE, translated from the exons ATGTCTATCTTCACCCCGACCAACCAGATCCGGCTGACGAATGTGGCCGTGGTGCGGATGAAGAAGGGCGGCAAGAGATTCGAGATTGCCTGCTACAAGAACAAAGTGATGAGCTGGAGGAGCGGAGC GGAGAAAGATCTTGATGAAGTTTTGCAGACCCACTCAGTGTTTATAAATGTATCAAAAGGTCAAGTTGCCAAGAAGGAAGATCTCACCAAAGCCTTTGGAACAGATGACTTGACAGAAATTTGCAAGCAG ATTTTAGCAAAAGGAGAATTGCAGGTATCGGAAAAGGAGCGACATACACAGCTGGAGCAGATGTTCAGAGATATTGCAACCATTGTAGCTGATAAATGTGTCAATCCTGAAACAAAGCGACCTTACACTGTAAATCTGATAGAACGAGCAATGAAGGATATCCATTATTCAGTCAAAGCTACCAAGAGTACAAAACAGCAG GCATTGGATGTGATCAGACAGTTAAAGGAGACAATGCAGATCGAACGTGCCCACATGAGGCTGCGTTTTATTCTCCCAGCCAAAGATGGAAAGAAGCTGAAAGAGAAGTTGAAGCCACTCATCAAAgtcattgaaagtgaagatttTGATGAAGAGCTGGAAATT GTCTGCTTGATTGATCCAGGCTGTTTCCGAGAGCTTGATGACCTGGTTCGGTGTGAGACAAAGGGGAAAGGCACCTTGGAGGTCCTCAGCCTGAAAGATGTGGAAGAAGGAGATGAGAAGTTCGAGTAA